A stretch of Microbacterium caowuchunii DNA encodes these proteins:
- a CDS encoding Rne/Rng family ribonuclease, translated as MADDAERNDNRDDLDEALTPDAETATAPAGQTEPQAPAEEAEPAHDAEPEVPAEPAEQADQVQPAEEAEPVQEAEPEVPAEPAEQTDQVEPAEDAEAAQGPEVPVEPEKAEKPAEPERPAEPEKPAEPEVQTGDEKPTAVSLGLLPENFVSEVSTALHFYAPAFVPAPAAPELEDEDDTPTSGSNRRRGRRRGGSDRAESHEAPEPRERERERERAPQRQRAVELITEPQRIKGSTRLEAKKQRRRDGRDAGRRRPVVTEAEFLARREAVDRVMVVRSKNGRIQIAVLEDNVLVEHYVARNQDASLIGNVYLGRVQNVLPSMEAAFVDIGRGRNAVLYSGEVDWDAVETGNQPRRIELALKSGDKVLVQVTKDPIGHKGARLTSQISLPGRYLVYVPGGTMNGISRKLPDTERARLKRILKEVLPESSGVIVRTAAEGATEEQLTRDVQRLTSQWDHISKQVSTMQAPAMLHSEPDLLVKIVRDVFNEDFTRMLIQGEDAQRTIEGYLAGVAPDLLERVERYDSDGDPFDDFRITEQIEKALDRKVWLPSGGSLVIDRTEAMTVVDVNTGKFVGSGGNLEETVTKNNLEAAEEIVRQLRLRDIGGIIVVDFIDMVLESNRDLVLRRLIECLSRDRTKHQVAEVTSLGLVQMTRKKLGLGLLETFSEPCEVCAGRGVVVHHDPVVKHRSGGNGGNGGNGGGSNAGGRRGRQPQQQPQAPAAPAAGAHVITEGVKSALAQIAASTIHSSDEAVTDEVAVTATVEIVEQVEERSRPKRKKARHEAKPKTEKDLLLDSVLSALPEPKAPGQGRGRRRVSTAALTGTPIVHTPDED; from the coding sequence ATAGCCGATGACGCAGAACGCAACGACAACCGTGACGACCTGGATGAGGCGCTGACGCCCGACGCCGAGACGGCGACGGCACCCGCCGGGCAGACGGAGCCCCAGGCTCCCGCCGAGGAGGCGGAGCCTGCGCACGACGCGGAGCCCGAGGTTCCCGCCGAGCCCGCCGAGCAGGCCGATCAGGTCCAGCCCGCCGAGGAGGCGGAGCCTGTCCAGGAGGCGGAGCCCGAGGTTCCGGCCGAACCTGCGGAGCAGACAGATCAGGTCGAGCCTGCCGAGGACGCGGAGGCCGCCCAGGGGCCCGAGGTTCCGGTCGAGCCGGAGAAGGCCGAGAAGCCCGCCGAGCCGGAGAGGCCCGCCGAGCCGGAGAAGCCCGCCGAGCCCGAGGTTCAGACGGGGGACGAGAAGCCCACCGCCGTGTCGCTGGGCCTGCTTCCGGAGAACTTCGTGTCCGAGGTCTCCACGGCCCTGCACTTCTATGCGCCGGCGTTCGTTCCCGCCCCCGCCGCTCCTGAGCTGGAGGACGAGGACGACACGCCCACCTCCGGCAGCAACCGGCGTCGTGGCCGTCGCCGTGGCGGTTCGGACCGTGCGGAGTCCCACGAGGCGCCGGAACCGCGTGAGCGGGAGCGCGAACGTGAGCGTGCACCGCAGCGTCAGCGGGCGGTCGAACTCATCACCGAGCCGCAACGGATCAAGGGATCCACGCGCCTCGAGGCCAAGAAGCAGCGCCGCCGTGACGGGCGCGACGCGGGCCGCCGCCGCCCGGTCGTCACCGAGGCGGAGTTCCTGGCGCGCCGTGAGGCCGTCGACCGGGTGATGGTCGTCCGCTCCAAGAACGGCCGCATCCAGATCGCCGTCCTCGAGGACAACGTCCTCGTGGAGCACTACGTGGCCCGCAATCAGGACGCGTCGCTGATCGGCAACGTCTACCTCGGTCGCGTGCAGAACGTGCTGCCGAGCATGGAGGCGGCCTTCGTCGACATCGGGCGCGGGCGAAACGCTGTGCTCTACTCCGGCGAGGTGGACTGGGACGCGGTCGAGACCGGCAACCAGCCCCGCCGTATCGAGCTCGCGCTCAAGAGTGGCGACAAGGTGCTCGTCCAGGTCACGAAGGACCCCATCGGACACAAGGGTGCGCGTCTGACCAGCCAGATCTCCCTCCCCGGCCGGTACCTGGTGTACGTGCCCGGCGGCACGATGAACGGCATCTCGCGGAAGCTCCCCGACACCGAGCGCGCGCGTCTGAAGCGCATCCTCAAAGAGGTGCTCCCCGAGTCCTCGGGTGTGATCGTCCGTACGGCCGCGGAGGGCGCGACGGAGGAGCAGCTGACGCGCGACGTGCAGCGGCTCACCTCGCAGTGGGACCACATCAGCAAGCAGGTCTCCACCATGCAGGCTCCGGCGATGCTGCACTCCGAGCCGGATCTCCTCGTGAAGATCGTCCGCGACGTGTTCAACGAGGACTTCACCCGGATGCTGATCCAGGGCGAGGATGCGCAGCGCACGATCGAGGGCTACCTCGCGGGCGTCGCTCCGGACCTGCTCGAGCGCGTCGAGCGCTACGACAGCGACGGCGACCCCTTCGACGACTTCCGGATCACGGAGCAGATCGAGAAGGCGCTGGACCGCAAGGTCTGGCTGCCTTCCGGCGGCTCGCTCGTCATCGACCGCACCGAGGCCATGACGGTCGTCGACGTGAACACGGGCAAGTTCGTCGGCTCCGGGGGCAACCTCGAGGAGACTGTGACCAAGAACAACCTCGAGGCCGCGGAGGAGATCGTCCGTCAGCTGCGGCTGCGTGACATCGGCGGCATCATCGTCGTGGACTTCATCGACATGGTGCTCGAGTCCAACCGCGACCTCGTGCTCCGCAGGCTCATCGAATGCCTGAGTCGCGACCGCACGAAGCACCAGGTCGCCGAGGTCACCTCGCTCGGACTGGTCCAGATGACGCGCAAGAAGCTCGGCCTGGGGCTCCTCGAGACCTTCAGCGAGCCGTGCGAGGTCTGCGCGGGCCGCGGCGTGGTGGTGCACCACGACCCGGTCGTGAAGCACCGTTCCGGTGGCAACGGCGGTAACGGCGGCAACGGTGGCGGGAGCAACGCCGGCGGTCGTCGGGGTCGCCAGCCGCAGCAGCAGCCGCAGGCCCCCGCGGCGCCCGCTGCCGGCGCACATGTGATCACCGAGGGCGTCAAGTCCGCGCTCGCACAGATCGCCGCATCGACCATCCACAGCTCCGACGAGGCCGTGACCGACGAGGTCGCCGTCACGGCGACCGTCGAGATCGTGGAGCAGGTCGAGGAGCGGTCTCGTCCCAAGCGCAAGAAGGCCCGGCACGAGGCGAAGCCGAAGACCGAGAAGGACCTCCTGCTCGACTCCGTGCTCAGCGCTCTGCCCGAGCCGAAGGCGCCCGGTCAGGGCCGCGGCCGCCGTCGGGTCAGCACCGCGGCGCTCACCGGCACTCCGATCGTGCACACGCCTGACGAGGACTGA